ATTTATCTCTAAAACTTTCCTTTCCTGGATGATGTGCTCTTTTATTCCACTTCCATACAGTTTTTCTGCTTATTCCAAGAAATTCAGCAATTTCTTTTGTTTTCTTTCCTGCCTTCTTTGCCATAACCATTATTCTCCTCATTTCTGGAGTAACATGTGACATTTCCCATTCCCTCCTATAAAGAATGGGAAATTGGTTTAAGAAATGTTACTGATCTGTGTTTACTTTACATTTCCAAAAAAAATATA
The nucleotide sequence above comes from Thermoplasmatales archaeon. Encoded proteins:
- a CDS encoding sigma-70 region 4 domain-containing protein; translation: MSHVTPEMRRIMVMAKKAGKKTKEIAEFLGISRKTVWKWNKRAHHPGKESFRDK